A window of Flavobacterium psychrophilum genomic DNA:
CGCTACGGTTTCACCAACTAGTACAGCTGCACCAACGGTACAGGCTCCTGTACAAACGGTTTGTGACGCTGCTACGGTTGCTAATCTCGTTGCTACAGGTATAGGTATTAAATGGTATACGGAAGCAACTGGAGGCTTTTCTTTATCGCCATCAACATTGCTTACCAACGGTGCGGTTTATTACGGCACACAAACGGTAGAAGGGTGTGAAAGTTCAGAGAGGGTTGCTTTAACTGCGAATATCGTTGTGGCTTCCGCGCCTGTCGTAACAGCTCCAACACAGGCCATATGTACTTCGGGTACGGTTGCTGATTTGGAAGCTGAAGGTACTGGTATTAAATGGTATGCTGCCGCTACAGGCGGAACTGCTCTGGCTGAAGATATAGTTCTGGTAGATGGCACTATCTACTACGCGTCACAAACTTTAGATACATGTGAAAGTTTAACAAGGACAGCGCTTACAGTTAGCATAACGTTAAACAGCGCTCCGACAGTGGATGCTCCGTCTCAAATATTTTGTAATGAAGGTACTATAGCCGACTTGGTTGTTACGGGGACGCAAGTTCAATGGTATACAACTGAAACAGGGGGAACTGCGCTTGCAGAAGATGCAGCCCTTATTAACGGAACTACCTATTATGCTTCACAAACTATCAACGGATGCGAAAGTGTTACCAGAACTCCTAAAAGTGTAGTGTTTAATACTGTTACAGCTCCAACAGGCGATGAAGAACAGGAATTTTGTGCTTCTGCTACACTTGCACAGCTTACTGCTACAGGTACAGGCGTAAAATGGTATAGTGATGCTACAGCAACAACTGTTCTGGCACCGGATACAGCTCTTGTAAGCGGAACTACCTATTATGCTTCCCAAACAATAAATGATTGTGAGGGTGTTTCAAGATTAGGAGTACTTGTATTTATATATAATGTTGTTGCAGATGCTCCAGCAGACGTAGCCAGCTGTAATGAGTACGTTCTTCCTGAGCTGGAAAACGGAGGCTATTTTACACAACCAAATGGTGAAGGAACTGAAGTTGCTGCAGGTACTGTGGTTAGCGAGACTACAACATTCTACGTATATACTTCTGAAGGTAATAGTATCGTTTGTGATGATGAAAATTCATTTCAGGTTATTATAACATCTGTTCCGGCTCCCGGCGGAAATACTACGCAGACTATAAACGCTGCTACAGCTGATACTGCAACAATTGAGGATATTGAGATTATTCAGATTTTAGGTAGTACAGTAACATGGTATGCTTCTCAGGAAGATGCTGAATCAGGAACCGATCCGCTTCCGGCTGGCACGCTACTTGAAGAAGGCGTCACTTACTATGCAACACAAACGGTAGGCGAATGTACAAGTGCTGCAATATTAGCAGTAACGGTAGATATCGTTCTTGGTAGGGATAATTTTGATAGTAAAGCATTCACATATCATCCAAATCCGGTAACAGACATACTGAATATTTCTTACTCGTTTGAGATTACTTCGGTAACCGTTTACAATTTGTTAGGACAACAGGTTGTAAATAAAAAAACTAATGCTAATGAGGTTAAGATAGATATGTCGGGTCTTGCAGATGCTGCTTACATAGTAAATGTAGTCGCAGGCAACACGGCAAAAACAATTAAAGTCATTAAAAAGCAATAGTTGTATATAGCCCGTTAATAACCTTTCGGACTAAAATTAAAGCCACCATTTTTGGTGGCTTTTTTTATTATAAACAGTAACTTTGTTAAAAAATAAAACAAATGTTTTTTTCCCTTATAATACCTGTATTCAACAGGCCGGATGAAGTGCAGGAACTCCTGGAAAGCCTGACAGTTCAGACTTTTAAAGAAGATTATGAAATTGTAATTATTGAAGACGGGTCTTCTATACCATGCAAGGATGTGGTAGATGCATACAGCAGCAAATTACATATTTCGTATTATTTTAAGCCAAATAGCGGACCGGGCGATTCGAGAAATTACGGCATGCGTATAGCAAAAGGCGATTACTTTATAATTTTGGATTCAGACTGTATCATTCCGCTTGGGTATATGCAAAGCGTATCAGAAAACTTAAAGTCGTATTATGTTGACTGTTTTGGCGGGCCGGATGCTGCTCTCGACAGCTTTAGTGATGTGCAAAAGGCAATCAATTTTTCGATGACTTCTTTCCTCACTACGGGTGGAATTAGGGGTAAATCGGAAAAAATTGAAAAATTTCAACCAAGGAGTTTTAATATGGGCTTGTCTAAAAAGGCATTTGAAGCTTCCGGAGGCTTTGGGCATATACATCCTGGGGAAGACCCCGACCTTTCTATCCGTCTTTGGAAAATGGGTTTTGAAACACGTTTATTTGCTACCTCATTTGTATATCACAAACGTAGAATTGACTGGGAAAAGTTTCACCGTCAGGTGAATAAGTTTGGAAAGGCAAGGCCAATTCTCGACGCATGGCATCCGGAATATAAGAAAATAACCTTTTTATTTCCGTCTCTCTTTATGATAGGAATAGTAGTATCAATAATTTTATTGTTAATTAATGTACAATTCCCGATGTATCTATATATTTTGTACATAGTTTTACTCTTTGTTGTATCGTCTGTTCAAAATAAAAGCTTAAAGATTGGAGTACTATCGATTATTGCAACATTTATCCAGTTTTACGGATATGGCATTGGCTATTTAAAGTCGTTTGTACTGGTACAAATTTTGAGGAAAGAACCAAAGGCAGCATTTCCGGAATTATTTTTTAAGTAATGGCAAAAATCATAGGGCTTACAGGGGGTATCGGCAGTGGCAAAACTACCATTGCAAACTATTTTAAATCGTTAGGTATACCGCTTTATATCGCTGATGACGAGGCAAAAGCTATTCTGTATACGCCTGAGGCAGTTGAAGAAGTAAGGAAAGTTTTTACAGAGGATGTGTTTACAGATGGCCTGCCGGATAGGGCAAAGCTGGCTGCTGTAGTATTTAGCAATCCGGATAAGTTGAAAGTGCTTAATGGCATTATTCATCCGAAGGTTGCAAAACATTTTACAGCATGGAAAAAGCAGTATGAAAACGAGAAATTTATAATGCGCGAAGCCGCCATACTTTTTGAAAGCGGGAGTTATAAAGACTGCGATAGTGTAATACTGGTAACTGCGCCTGTCGAAATTAGGATGCAAAGAGTAATGCAACGTGACAAGGTAACAAGGGAAAAGGTGCTTGAGAGGATGAATAATCAATGGAGTGATGAAAAAAAGGCTGCCCTGAGTAATTATATAATAACTAACATTAAACTTGAAGAGGCTAAAGAACAAGCGGTTGAAATTCTTAAAATTCTAAATAAAATTGAAAATTAGGGGGTGCTGTTAATGTTTGGTTAATATTTTTTAGCTATAAATGTTAAAATGTTAATTTTGTAAGGATGAATAAAACTAGATTTCGTTTACTGGTATTTTTTATGAGCTTGTCCCTTATCGGGATCATACTGGTACAACTTTATTGGGTTAATATATCTTTCAAAAGCAGCGACCAGCAATTTCAATACAGGGTAGGGCATATTTCTGACAGGGTTGTTTACAGACTGGAAGATCAGGAACTACGTAAGTTCTTAGACGTATACGATAACTTTACAAAAACGTACGGTCATGAACCTTCAAGAAAAGAGCTTAAAAAGGTATACGAGCGCAATAACAGGAAAAGGCAGGGAAATATTATTTATGCCGATAATGTTACAGGAGGGGATTACTCCGAAAATTACGCCGATACCAATGCTGATAGTAAAAAAGAAAAGAAGTCTGCAAAATTACAGGCTAACAATATAGATTACGAGAAGAGAACGCTGTTGTATAATAATACCCTGTATCTGCAGGATTTCAGAGAATACAATACAATAGAAACATGGGTAACAAAAGATGTAGTATATGGAATGATTGCATCGGAACTGAAAAGTTATGATGTAAATACCGATTTTGAATTTGCCATTTATAAAGATGAGCTGGCAACAAAAATTAAGTCGGATAATTTCTCTTACATCGAAAACAACCTGTTTGAGTTTCCGGTCTTTGAAGATCCTGATGGTGCAACACGTTTTGCATTATTAATGAGCTTTCCGAAAAAAGAGACGTTTCTTATTAGTGAAATATTGGGAATAACGTCATTGTCTATAATATTTACGCTGATCATTATAATTGCTTATTTAAGCGCGATCAACCAGCTTATCAAGCAAAAGCAGATATCAGAGATTAAGACGGATTTTATCAACAATATGACGCATGAGTTCAAGACTCCTATTGCAACGATTAACCTTGCTTTAGATTCGATAAGGAACCCAAAGATATTTGGAGATGCAGAGAAGGTGCAGCGGTACCTGCAAATGATAAGGGATGAAAATAAACGAATGCATGCACAGGTAGAAAATGTGCTGCAGATATCAAGGCTGGACAAGAAAGAGCTTGATATAACGAAAGACCAGGCCGATATTCATGATGTTATTGAAGGAGCCATAGAACATGTTCATTTAATTGTTGAAGCAAGGCACGGAACCCTTACAAGGCACTTTGATGCTCAAAGGACTACTACCTTATTGAACGATGTGCATTTTACGAATGTTCTTGTTAATATATTAGATAATGCTATCAAATATTCTCCTGATGAACCCGTTATAGATATATACACGGAGAATGTTAAAGACTTTATCCTGATTAAAATAAAGGATAACGGACTGGGGATGTCAAAGGTTGTGCAGAAAAGGATTTTTGAGAAATTCTACAGGGAACATACCGGAGACCTGCATAATGTAAAAGGGCATGGCTTAGGTCTTGCATACGTAAAAAGAATAATAGACGACCATAATAGCCACATTTACGTGGAAAGTGAAAAAGGAAAAGGGAGCACCTTTATAATAAAAATGCCATTAATAAATTAAAAAAAATATGGAAGAAGCAAACAAAAAGATTCTGTTAGTTGAAGACGATCCGAACTTTGGAGCGGTACTTAAAGACTACTTGTTAATCAACGATTTTGATGTTACATTAGCTAAAAACGGAATGGAAGGCTTTGAGAAATTCAAGAAAGACAATTTTGATCTTTGTATTCTTGACGTAATGATGCCTTACAAAGACGGATATACACTTGCAAGAGAGATCAGGGAGAAAAATAAAGAAGTGCCTATTATTTTCCTTACTGCAAAATCTATGAAAGAAGATGTATTGAAAGGTTATAAAGTTGGTGCAGATGACTACCTTAACAAACCTTTTGACTCTGAGGTGCTTTTAATGAAAATTAAAGCTATCATCCAGAGAAAAGCATCTGAAACTAAAACAGACAATTCGAAATTTGAATTCCAGATTGGTAAATTCCACCTGAACTCAAAACTTCGTTTTCTTACGTTTGATAAAGATGAGCCGATAAAACTATCGCCAAAAGAAAATGAGTTGCTTAAAATGCTTGCATTGCATGAAAACGACCTGATGCCGAGAGAACTTGCGCTTACCAAAATATGGAGAGACGACAACTACTTTACATCAAGAAGTATGGACGTGTACATAGCTAAACTTAGAAAATACCTTAAACAGGATGAAGATGTAGAAATACTAAACATTCACGGTGAAGGATTCAGACTTGTTATTAAAAACAAGGTTACTGAAGAGAAGTAATAAAAAAGCCCGAAAGGGCTTTTTTATTTTTTGTTATTTCCAGTTCAGTTCCAATGCAAAACTTGGCTTGTCATCTTTGCTAACAGAAAAGAACGTTTGTTTATCCTCTGTTGCTGTATGTATTTGTATAGTATCGTTCATCATAAGTTCGCGCATATAGTTCATGTCGAAACTTTTTAGCTGCTGCCTTAATATCGGCTTGTAGTCTATGCTGTCAAGGCACCATTCAAGGTATTTTACGTTGTTGGCGTGAAATACAATGTCAAGGTCAGACAGTACTACTTTTTTCTCGGCTATCAAAAAGCTTTCGCGTTGCAGGTTTACTTTTTTAAACGATTCAACAGTAGCTTCCCTGTCAGGGTATTTTTCAAAGTGCTCGTGCGGCAGCGCAAGAGCCTCTGCTTTTCTAAGCTTTGTATTAAAAACAGCCCAATACGTAACAGACCCTACAATTTTTTTATCGCCAATATACATTTCCAGCGCACGTATAGAACGTGATCCCTGTAAATCGTATATCCAGGTCTTTACAGTTACTATATCCCGCCATTTAGGTAACTCTTCAATTTCTACACGCATGCGGCTTAAAACCCAGGCCTGGTTAAATTCCTGCATATCTGTAAAGCTTAGTCCTCCATGTTCGGCATGGTATCCGGCTGTAAGTTGCAGCAGGTTACATAACTCTGTATGCTTAAGCAATCCGTTGGGTGTGCATTGCAGGAAATTAATTTCCCAATCGTGTGAGTAAACCGACGTAAACTGATCAGATATTGGCATGTGTTTGTGTTTCTATGTAATTAATAATTTCACCGGCGGGCGTAGTAAAGTCAAACCATTTAGCAGCTTCGTTACGCTTAAACCAGGTCATTTGCCTTTTAGCAAAACGGCGGGTATTCTTCTTTATTTCCTCAAGGGCAAAGCCAAGGGTAAATTCTTCATCAAAGTGACTGAACAATTCACGGTACCCAACAGTTTGCAGGGCATTTAGTTTTTTGTGAGGATATAAATTTTTCGCTTCATCTAGCAGTCCGGCTTCAACCATTATATCAACTCTTTGGTTAATCCGGTTATACATCAATTCCCTGTCGGCTTCAAGCCCTATAACAATAGGAGTAAAGCTACGGCTGTTTTTCTTGATATTAAGGAAGGATGAGTATGGCTTTCCGCTGCCGATACAAACTTCAAGGGCACGCATTAGGCGCTGCGGATTCTCTTTTGCTACGTTTTCGTAATGTACAGGATCGAGCTTTTGCAATTCCTGTTGCAGGTATTCAATGCCCTGTTGCTCATAATTCGCAACAATTTCCTCCCTGACAGAAGGATCAACATCAGGAAAATCGTCAAACCCTTTTAATACAGCATCGATATACAATCCTGATCCTCCAACCATAACCGCAAAATCGTTAGTCTGATAAAGTTTATCAAGCTTATTTAAGGCATCGCGCTCAAAATCACCAACATTGTATTCGTCAAAGATGCTTATGTTTTGGATAAAATGGTGTTTAGCAGCTTCCAGTTCTTCATTTGAGGGTACAGCTGTACCAATAGCCATTTGTTTAAAAAACTGCCTGCTATCGGCTGAAATGATTTCGCATTTAAAATGCTTAGCAATTTCTATGGCCATAGCGGTTTTGCCAATCGCAGTTGGGCCAACAACAGTTATAAGGTATTTTGTGTGTAGAGAAGTATTCATTGTTCATTTAGGTGATGACCGCAGTTGTAGCAAAAATGTGCATCGTCGCGGTGTTTGTCGGCACTGCAATTAGGGCATACCTGAGTATTAAGGTTTACTTTTTTCTCACGCATTAATTCTGCTGTAACCAGTCCGGTCGGCACGGCTATAATTCCGTAACCCAGGATCATAACCAAAGCAGATATAAACTGACCAAAAGGAGTAGTAGGGGTGATGTCGCCAAAACCAACGGTGGTAAGTGTTACGACAGTCCAGTAAACACTAATGGGAATGCTGGTAAAACCATGTTCGGGGCCTTCTATCATGTACATTAAGGTACCAATAATGATGCACAGTA
This region includes:
- a CDS encoding glycosyl transferase family 2, with product MFFSLIIPVFNRPDEVQELLESLTVQTFKEDYEIVIIEDGSSIPCKDVVDAYSSKLHISYYFKPNSGPGDSRNYGMRIAKGDYFIILDSDCIIPLGYMQSVSENLKSYYVDCFGGPDAALDSFSDVQKAINFSMTSFLTTGGIRGKSEKIEKFQPRSFNMGLSKKAFEASGGFGHIHPGEDPDLSIRLWKMGFETRLFATSFVYHKRRIDWEKFHRQVNKFGKARPILDAWHPEYKKITFLFPSLFMIGIVVSIILLLINVQFPMYLYILYIVLLFVVSSVQNKSLKIGVLSIIATFIQFYGYGIGYLKSFVLVQILRKEPKAAFPELFFK
- a CDS encoding dephospho-CoA kinase, which produces MAKIIGLTGGIGSGKTTIANYFKSLGIPLYIADDEAKAILYTPEAVEEVRKVFTEDVFTDGLPDRAKLAAVVFSNPDKLKVLNGIIHPKVAKHFTAWKKQYENEKFIMREAAILFESGSYKDCDSVILVTAPVEIRMQRVMQRDKVTREKVLERMNNQWSDEKKAALSNYIITNIKLEEAKEQAVEILKILNKIEN
- a CDS encoding histidine kinase — protein: MNKTRFRLLVFFMSLSLIGIILVQLYWVNISFKSSDQQFQYRVGHISDRVVYRLEDQELRKFLDVYDNFTKTYGHEPSRKELKKVYERNNRKRQGNIIYADNVTGGDYSENYADTNADSKKEKKSAKLQANNIDYEKRTLLYNNTLYLQDFREYNTIETWVTKDVVYGMIASELKSYDVNTDFEFAIYKDELATKIKSDNFSYIENNLFEFPVFEDPDGATRFALLMSFPKKETFLISEILGITSLSIIFTLIIIIAYLSAINQLIKQKQISEIKTDFINNMTHEFKTPIATINLALDSIRNPKIFGDAEKVQRYLQMIRDENKRMHAQVENVLQISRLDKKELDITKDQADIHDVIEGAIEHVHLIVEARHGTLTRHFDAQRTTTLLNDVHFTNVLVNILDNAIKYSPDEPVIDIYTENVKDFILIKIKDNGLGMSKVVQKRIFEKFYREHTGDLHNVKGHGLGLAYVKRIIDDHNSHIYVESEKGKGSTFIIKMPLIN
- a CDS encoding transcriptional regulator gives rise to the protein MEEANKKILLVEDDPNFGAVLKDYLLINDFDVTLAKNGMEGFEKFKKDNFDLCILDVMMPYKDGYTLAREIREKNKEVPIIFLTAKSMKEDVLKGYKVGADDYLNKPFDSEVLLMKIKAIIQRKASETKTDNSKFEFQIGKFHLNSKLRFLTFDKDEPIKLSPKENELLKMLALHENDLMPRELALTKIWRDDNYFTSRSMDVYIAKLRKYLKQDEDVEILNIHGEGFRLVIKNKVTEEK
- a CDS encoding acyl-ACP thioesterase; the protein is MPISDQFTSVYSHDWEINFLQCTPNGLLKHTELCNLLQLTAGYHAEHGGLSFTDMQEFNQAWVLSRMRVEIEELPKWRDIVTVKTWIYDLQGSRSIRALEMYIGDKKIVGSVTYWAVFNTKLRKAEALALPHEHFEKYPDREATVESFKKVNLQRESFLIAEKKVVLSDLDIVFHANNVKYLEWCLDSIDYKPILRQQLKSFDMNYMRELMMNDTIQIHTATEDKQTFFSVSKDDKPSFALELNWK
- a CDS encoding tRNA delta(2)-isopentenylpyrophosphate transferase; its protein translation is MNTSLHTKYLITVVGPTAIGKTAMAIEIAKHFKCEIISADSRQFFKQMAIGTAVPSNEELEAAKHHFIQNISIFDEYNVGDFERDALNKLDKLYQTNDFAVMVGGSGLYIDAVLKGFDDFPDVDPSVREEIVANYEQQGIEYLQQELQKLDPVHYENVAKENPQRLMRALEVCIGSGKPYSSFLNIKKNSRSFTPIVIGLEADRELMYNRINQRVDIMVEAGLLDEAKNLYPHKKLNALQTVGYRELFSHFDEEFTLGFALEEIKKNTRRFAKRQMTWFKRNEAAKWFDFTTPAGEIINYIETQTHANI